The DNA region CTATTTACACTGTTTTTCTTGCTTTTTCGACATATCTATTGTATTATAAATTAAATTTATATTTAATAATACGATACAGTATAAAAATAAGATTGAGATACAATATCTCAATCTTTTCAATTTTAAATAGGGGATTTTTACAAACCTAATTTAGCTTTTAAGCTACTTTCCAAAATAGCAGACACGTTAATCTTATTTTTCTTAGCTAAATCATTAAGCCATTTAGGCAATGTTACATTTCTTCTAACACATTTATTATTTTCATCATCTCTAATAGGAGTCATAAAAACTTCAATTAACTGAACAAATTCTGTTGAATCTACTTTTATATTTTGAGGTTTACTTGGATTAGGAAGATCTAATCCTCTAGATTCTAAAGAATATAAATATAATCCTAAACAATCTTTAGCCATAAATAAAGCTTCTTCTAAGCTATCACCACATGTAAATGCTCCAGGTAAATCTGGAAAAGAAATATTAAATCCTTCATCTTCTTGCTGAAAAATTGCTGGATAAATATATCTATCTTTTTTCATTCTCATCACCTCTAAATTATATTGATATATAAGGTTAGCGGGATTATTTTAATCCCGCAGCCTTCAAGATAGAAAGATACGTACCTTTTTTCATATCTTTTCTAGGATGAGGAACTACTATAGTCACACTCCCTTTATAAAAAATATGATGAGAACCATTAATTCTATCTAAAATCCAACCATTATTTTTTAATAGTTGAATGAGGTCTTTTGAGTTATATGACATGTCTATTCACCTCATATAGCATTATACACATTTATAGTGTGTATGTCAAAGTTATTTTAATCATTTAAAAACAAAGTCATAGCAATTACTTTATAATTTAGTAGATGAATTTTAATTATAAATTAATTACTTCATCACTATACCTATCGTTTATACTATCTTTATTGCAGATTATAGTATATATATTAATTCCTAGGTTTGATTTTTTTTGTTCTAGTTTTTTTATAAATTTATCACTTAATTCACATAAACCATCAGTTATCATTAGTATATCTGCTTTATTGTAATCTTTTAAATTCTTTATTATATCTATTGCTTTCTCTAAAGGAGTTTCAAAGTCTGTTCCTCCATTAAAGCCAGAGTTTAAAAAAGGAAGTATCTGATTTATCTCAGATTCGTTAGAAATATTTAATTCTTTAATTTCACCTTTATCACCAAAAATAATGATATAAAGACTTCTATTTTCTTTTTCCAATATTTTAGAAATTGATAATAAAAGAGCTTTTGCTTTTAAAATAGGCATCCCATTCATACTTCCAGATGTATCAAGACATACAATAACAGGCCCCTTATTTTCTAAATTAATATATTCTTTTTTTTCTTTTGAATTGTACTTGTGTTCTTTAGAAACAATTTCATATGTTAATAAACTTTTTTCCAAGAATTTTGAATAAAATAGATATTCTAACTCTTCAGACTCAAAATTAGTTAACTCAGAAGGTAATATTCTAGCTAAATCATCACTTTTATAAACTCCTAATATTTCATTATTGTTTCTTTTTAAAATTTTTGGCTTTAATTTTTTTTCTTTTGATATATAATTTCTTCCTAATCTTTTAATAACTTCTTTTATTTTTTTATTTTTCTCTATCTCTTTTACAAGTGCTAAAAAATCTTCTCCCATATTTAAAAATTCATTATAACTGTATCCACACCCTGTTATCTTAATAAACTTTTCTACTTCTCTATACTTTTTATCAACAGTTTCTAAGTATTCCTTAAATACTGTTAATAAATTTATAGCTTCTTTAGGAATATTCTCATCCGAAATTTCATTCATATACTCATTACAAGAGTCTAATTCATCTCTTAAAACTTTTATATTTTCTTCATTTAATACTATATCTTTCCAAAATTTTTCTATTTGGTCAAGATCTGGTTCTTCTTCTTTTTCTATTTCACTTTGGTTTTTCCAATCCCAAAGTTTCCACTTAGTTGCTCCAAGCTTTTTTTGAGATTTTAATTTAAGATTTTTTATAGTTCGTTCCCAAGTTTCATTTACATCTTTTAGCTTAAATAAATTATCAAAACTATAATTATTCTTAGAATACTCTACACATTTTTCACTAAATTCATGGCAATTATTAAAAATTAATCCATAAAATCCTCTTTCACCTAAATGTGCAATAGCTCCATTAGAAACATCTTTATTTCCAACTGCACCTTTTGAGTTACAAGATACATATATTTTTTTATAAAGATAACTTTTATCTGTAAACTCTTCAGGAGAAGACTTTTTAACACTACTTTCTGCAAAATTATCTACAACTATATTTAAAATTTCATTATTACCAATATATACTCCTGAATGTTCCACTCCAAAATATAAGTCTGAATAGACAACACTTCCTTCTATAGGGATTATTTTTTCTCTAAAGTTATTGTCTATAAATGTTTTTAAACATTTTACGCCCACTTTTGCTAAAATATTTATTTTTGAAAATGGATTTAATATACTTGTACTTTTAAATAACTTTTTAACATAACTAAACATACTATCTACCTATATCCAAATATTATTGTTTAAAATATTAGAAAGTTCATTTTTTTCTATAGAAATTTTTTTAATTGCATTTTCAGATATATTATTTATTTGTCTAAGTACAGGAGTATTATTATTTTCATCCCAAATCCAAATATTTTCAAAATCCCATCCTAATCGTTTATAAAATTTTTCATTAAAATGAGATGAATCTAGAGATTTACCATCTTTTCCATTTTCATCATTGGAGTTAATTATATTATCATTTAGAGTTGAATTATTTGTATAATTATTTTTTAAGATATCTCTAGAGCCTTCACCAATTATTAAACCAAGATGTCTTTTACGAGATGTGCAAAAAATCGAGCTATTTACAAAGCAATTAGCTATATTTCCATCACCAATATTCCCAACTATCCCTCCTGCATAATACCTTATATTAGAATTATAAACGCTAGAATAATCAGCTGAAATTGTTCCATTTATATAACAAGCATTAATATTTCCATTTCTTGTATATCCAGCTATTCCTCCTAAATTACCCGAATAACCACCAGAAACACTAATATAAGAAAAGAAATTTCCTTTAATAGAGCAATTTTTGATATTACTTTCACTAATTATTCCACCTATTCCTCCCGTATAGGAATTACCAATAGACATAGAACCACAAGAAATTGAACAATCTATATTACAAATTAATATTGAAGAATTTTCTATCATTCCTGCTATACTACCTGAATAAACCGAACTCTTAGCTGATGATAAAATTTCACTGTTTATGTAATTATTTTTAATAGTAATATTTTTAATGTAACCACTTATTCCACCTATATAAGAGTTATTTAAGGCTTTAGTTTCTAACTTTCCATTCACATTACAGTATTCTATAAAACTATTCATCCCTATATTGCATAAAGCTCCTACTTTTTCAAGTGTTGAGTTTATATCAACTTCATTTAAAGTAAGATTTTTAATCTTACTTTCATCTATTTTAAAAAATAAAGCATTGTTTAATTTTGTAATACTTTTATTATTTCCATTGTAATTTCCCTTAAAGGGGTCCCGTCAGGAAAACGCGGAATAACAACGCTAAGGATTTTCCTGACCATCTATGACCCCTTTATTTTCAATGCTTAATCTATATTTAGCTCTCTTAAAAATTCTAAAGAAGTTGTACAACAATCTGAATCAAATTTATATTCCCCTAAAAAATTAATATGCTCCCAAGCAAGTGGAGATATGTTGCTTAACAAAGCCTCATCAACCTCTTCAATAGTTTTTAAATATTGAACAGCCTTTTCTAAGTAAATCGTATTCCAAATACTAATAGCATTTATAATAATATTAAGTGTACTTGCTCTTTGAAGTTGATTTTGGATAGTCCTTTCTCTCAATTCACCTTGCTTTCCAA from Cetobacterium sp. ZOR0034 includes:
- a CDS encoding type II toxin-antitoxin system HicB family antitoxin, producing the protein MKKDRYIYPAIFQQEDEGFNISFPDLPGAFTCGDSLEEALFMAKDCLGLYLYSLESRGLDLPNPSKPQNIKVDSTEFVQLIEVFMTPIRDDENNKCVRRNVTLPKWLNDLAKKNKINVSAILESSLKAKLGL
- a CDS encoding VWA domain-containing protein, which translates into the protein MFSYVKKLFKSTSILNPFSKINILAKVGVKCLKTFIDNNFREKIIPIEGSVVYSDLYFGVEHSGVYIGNNEILNIVVDNFAESSVKKSSPEEFTDKSYLYKKIYVSCNSKGAVGNKDVSNGAIAHLGERGFYGLIFNNCHEFSEKCVEYSKNNYSFDNLFKLKDVNETWERTIKNLKLKSQKKLGATKWKLWDWKNQSEIEKEEEPDLDQIEKFWKDIVLNEENIKVLRDELDSCNEYMNEISDENIPKEAINLLTVFKEYLETVDKKYREVEKFIKITGCGYSYNEFLNMGEDFLALVKEIEKNKKIKEVIKRLGRNYISKEKKLKPKILKRNNNEILGVYKSDDLARILPSELTNFESEELEYLFYSKFLEKSLLTYEIVSKEHKYNSKEKKEYINLENKGPVIVCLDTSGSMNGMPILKAKALLLSISKILEKENRSLYIIIFGDKGEIKELNISNESEINQILPFLNSGFNGGTDFETPLEKAIDIIKNLKDYNKADILMITDGLCELSDKFIKKLEQKKSNLGINIYTIICNKDSINDRYSDEVINL
- a CDS encoding type II toxin-antitoxin system HicA family toxin, with protein sequence MSYNSKDLIQLLKNNGWILDRINGSHHIFYKGSVTIVVPHPRKDMKKGTYLSILKAAGLK